One part of the Methylobacterium terrae genome encodes these proteins:
- a CDS encoding bifunctional acetate--CoA ligase family protein/GNAT family N-acetyltransferase — MSTYRFDRLLSPRSVALVGASARPNAFGAAILRNLREAGFAGPIWPVNPRHDSVDGVQAFADLADLPEPADLVVIVTPPETVPEVVAAAGRRGCGAAVIITTGLGSGPGSLAEAARDEARRHSLRLVGPDSMGLAVPAASLNASLLARAPLPGDLALISQSRTVAAGIVAWAQARGTGFSGIVSLGNAIDVDIADCLDHFAADIRTRAIVLSIDSVTDAPKFMSAARAAARAKPVVVLRSGRHDTARAIDGRAAAQQGSTHTGTLARTDAVYDAAFRRAGLLRVQDLDEMFSAVETLGRQRPFPGRRLAILANGRGVGAIAVDRLLDLGGTLASLSETTRERLAVAVPGTEAEAWRNPVDIGADADGPRYAAALEALIADRGNDAVLVINVPTALSGGSAVATEIVEAVGRGRKGAFRARPVFAVTVGDEAAGEILSQAGIPRFATDADAVEGFTHLVRYREAQDDLTTTPAVLPDDLVPDAGAARTIVDRVLAEGRTWLDPREMADLLAAYGIPAQPVTLAPDADAAAEAAWPIIAAGGTVALKLASPDVVHKSDVGGVRLGLTSEAAVREAASEMRARVARERPDARITGFVVQAMLRRTEGRELIAGLVDDPVFGPVVVFGRGGTAVEVIDDRALALPPLDRRLAADLIGRTRVARRLKAYRDVAAADEAAVALVLVKLGQLAADLPELRELDINPLLADRDGVIALDARAAVAPLPPERRRDAGAGPSHARFAVRPYPRAWERRITLDDQGILVRPVRAEDEGLFEAFFGQVSAEDLRLRFFAPVRDFSHAFLARLTQLDYARAVAFVAIEEATGTMMGAVRLHADANHETGEYAILVRSDLKGLGLGWSLMALMLDWARAEGLRHVEGQVLRENTTMLAMCRKLGFTVRTDPSDPDLMLVRRALTEESAAPEA; from the coding sequence ATGAGCACCTATCGCTTCGACAGGCTCCTCAGCCCGCGCTCCGTGGCGCTGGTCGGCGCGAGCGCGCGGCCGAACGCCTTCGGTGCCGCGATCCTGCGCAACCTGCGCGAGGCCGGGTTCGCGGGCCCGATCTGGCCCGTGAACCCGCGCCACGACAGCGTCGACGGCGTGCAGGCCTTCGCCGACCTCGCCGACCTGCCCGAGCCCGCCGACCTCGTGGTGATCGTCACCCCGCCCGAGACGGTGCCGGAGGTGGTGGCGGCGGCGGGCCGCCGGGGCTGCGGCGCGGCGGTGATCATCACCACCGGCCTCGGCAGCGGACCGGGCTCGCTCGCCGAGGCGGCGCGGGACGAGGCGCGGCGCCATTCCCTGCGCCTCGTCGGGCCCGACAGCATGGGCCTGGCGGTGCCGGCCGCCTCCCTCAACGCCAGCCTGCTCGCCCGGGCGCCGCTCCCCGGCGACCTCGCGCTGATCTCGCAGTCGCGCACGGTCGCGGCCGGCATCGTCGCCTGGGCGCAAGCGCGCGGCACCGGCTTTTCCGGTATCGTCTCGCTCGGCAACGCGATCGACGTCGACATCGCCGATTGCCTCGACCACTTCGCCGCCGACATCCGCACCCGGGCGATCGTGCTCTCGATCGACAGCGTGACGGACGCGCCGAAATTCATGTCGGCGGCCCGGGCGGCCGCGCGGGCAAAGCCCGTCGTGGTGCTGCGCTCAGGGCGCCACGACACCGCGCGGGCGATCGACGGACGGGCCGCCGCCCAACAGGGCAGCACGCATACCGGAACGCTGGCGAGGACCGACGCGGTCTACGACGCCGCCTTCCGGCGGGCCGGCCTCTTGCGGGTGCAGGACCTCGACGAGATGTTCTCGGCGGTCGAGACGCTGGGGCGCCAGCGCCCGTTCCCCGGCCGGCGCCTGGCGATCCTCGCCAACGGCCGCGGCGTCGGCGCCATCGCGGTCGACCGGCTCCTCGATCTCGGCGGCACGCTCGCGAGCCTCTCCGAGACGACCCGCGAGCGCTTGGCCGTGGCGGTGCCGGGGACCGAGGCGGAGGCCTGGCGCAACCCGGTCGATATCGGCGCCGACGCCGACGGCCCGCGCTACGCCGCGGCGCTGGAGGCGCTGATCGCCGACCGCGGCAACGACGCCGTGCTGGTCATCAACGTGCCGACCGCCCTGTCGGGCGGCAGCGCGGTCGCGACCGAGATCGTCGAGGCGGTCGGGCGCGGCCGGAAAGGGGCCTTCCGGGCCCGGCCGGTCTTCGCCGTCACCGTCGGCGACGAGGCCGCCGGCGAGATCCTGAGCCAGGCCGGCATCCCGCGCTTCGCCACCGACGCCGACGCGGTCGAGGGCTTCACCCACCTCGTGCGCTACCGCGAGGCGCAGGACGACCTCACCACCACCCCGGCGGTACTGCCCGACGACCTCGTGCCGGATGCCGGCGCCGCCCGGACGATCGTCGATCGCGTGCTCGCCGAGGGGCGCACCTGGCTCGACCCGCGCGAGATGGCGGACCTGCTCGCCGCCTACGGCATCCCGGCCCAGCCGGTGACCCTCGCGCCCGACGCCGACGCCGCGGCGGAGGCCGCCTGGCCGATCATCGCGGCGGGCGGCACGGTGGCGCTCAAGCTCGCCTCGCCGGACGTGGTGCACAAGTCCGACGTCGGCGGGGTGCGGCTGGGGCTCACCAGCGAGGCGGCGGTGCGGGAGGCCGCGAGCGAGATGCGGGCCCGGGTGGCGCGGGAGCGGCCCGACGCCCGGATCACCGGCTTCGTCGTCCAGGCGATGCTGCGGCGCACGGAAGGGCGGGAGCTGATCGCCGGCCTCGTCGACGATCCGGTCTTCGGCCCGGTCGTGGTGTTCGGCCGCGGCGGCACCGCCGTCGAGGTGATCGACGACCGGGCGCTGGCGCTGCCGCCCCTCGACCGGCGGCTCGCCGCCGACCTGATCGGCCGGACCCGGGTGGCGCGCCGGCTCAAGGCCTATCGCGACGTGGCCGCCGCCGACGAGGCGGCGGTCGCCCTGGTGCTGGTCAAGCTCGGCCAGCTCGCCGCCGACCTGCCGGAGCTGCGCGAGCTCGACATCAACCCCCTGCTCGCCGATCGCGACGGGGTCATCGCCCTCGACGCGCGCGCCGCCGTGGCGCCCCTGCCGCCGGAGCGCCGGCGCGACGCGGGCGCGGGTCCCAGCCACGCGCGCTTCGCCGTGCGGCCTTATCCGCGCGCCTGGGAGCGGCGCATCACCCTCGACGACCAGGGAATCCTGGTGCGGCCGGTGCGGGCCGAGGACGAGGGGCTGTTCGAGGCGTTCTTCGGCCAAGTCAGCGCCGAGGACTTGCGCCTGCGCTTCTTCGCGCCGGTGCGCGACTTCAGCCACGCCTTCCTGGCGCGGCTCACCCAGCTCGACTACGCCCGCGCCGTCGCCTTCGTGGCGATCGAGGAGGCGACGGGCACGATGATGGGGGCGGTGCGCCTCCACGCCGACGCCAACCATGAGACCGGGGAATACGCGATCCTGGTCCGCTCCGACCTCAAGGGGCTCGGCCTCGGCTGGTCGCTGATGGCGCTGATGCTCGACTGGGCCAGGGCCGAAGGTCTGCGCCACGTCGAGGGGCAGGTGCTGCGCGAGAACACCACCATGCTGGCAATGTGCCGCAAGCTCGGCTTTACGGTGAGGACGGACCCCTCCGACCCCGACCTGATGCTGGTGCGCCGCGCGCTCACGGAGGAGAGTGCCGCACCCGAAGCTTGA
- a CDS encoding YoaK family protein produces the protein MRDTPPTDIAGGLLLTAAAGYVDAVGFLRLDGLYTSFMSGNSTQFAVSLAQAGHPVAWEIGLLFACFLGGGFAGSLVSLRLPGRWGPVAVLGLELGLLTVALLMAVSPVQGPAPPLLAAAMGAQNAALRRSAGFRPGVTFVTGTLFSLSHTLAQAATRTGPALGWVPDACTWLALVGGAVAGALAYRSYGLAALAAAVAGVGLVLAVAVGRAVRRGATA, from the coding sequence ATGCGCGACACCCCTCCCACCGACATCGCCGGCGGCCTGCTCCTCACCGCCGCCGCCGGCTACGTCGACGCCGTCGGCTTCCTGCGGCTCGACGGGCTTTACACCTCGTTCATGAGCGGCAACTCGACCCAGTTCGCGGTCTCGCTCGCGCAAGCAGGCCACCCGGTCGCCTGGGAGATCGGCCTATTGTTCGCGTGCTTCCTTGGCGGGGGCTTTGCCGGCAGCCTCGTCTCGCTGCGCCTGCCCGGACGCTGGGGCCCCGTCGCGGTGCTCGGCCTCGAACTCGGCCTCTTGACGGTCGCGCTCCTCATGGCGGTGAGCCCGGTCCAGGGGCCGGCGCCGCCGCTGCTTGCCGCCGCCATGGGGGCGCAGAACGCGGCGCTCCGCCGGAGCGCGGGCTTTCGCCCCGGCGTCACCTTCGTGACCGGCACCCTGTTCAGCCTCAGCCACACCCTCGCCCAGGCCGCGACGAGGACCGGCCCGGCGCTCGGCTGGGTGCCGGATGCCTGCACCTGGCTCGCCCTCGTCGGCGGCGCGGTGGCGGGAGCCCTGGCGTATCGGAGTTACGGGCTCGCGGCGCTGGCGGCGGCGGTCGCCGGGGTCGGGCTGGTGCTCGCCGTCGCGGTCGGGCGGGCGGTGCGACGGGGCGCGACCGCGTGA